A genomic segment from Janthinobacterium sp. 64 encodes:
- a CDS encoding magnesium and cobalt transport protein CorA, giving the protein MDLSTHAAVVNCEAYRDGRKIAHFDIDKVGDFLGDPDCFVWIGMAGPDATAMQALQSAFGLHELAVEDAQGAHERPKLEEYGDTLFMVMHTATLDGEAIVYGETHVFLGPRFIITVRHGPSAGYAKLRERKESVPEKLASGPGYVLYSIIDFIVDQYQPCIDHLQSRFQHYELQLFQPSLSEDKLQDFYQLKTELLKLDAAVNPLHDICTQLIRFHGDIVPKENRIYYRDILDHVKRVTHTAGQMRELVNSAMQVALGQISIRQNEVVKRLAAWAAILAVPTMVFSLYGMNFEFMPELKWRGSYPAVIVVIIGGCYWLHRRLKREGWL; this is encoded by the coding sequence ATGGACCTGAGTACCCACGCCGCCGTCGTCAATTGCGAAGCGTATCGCGATGGCAGGAAGATCGCCCATTTCGACATCGACAAGGTGGGCGACTTCCTCGGCGATCCCGATTGTTTCGTGTGGATTGGCATGGCCGGCCCCGACGCCACGGCCATGCAGGCGCTGCAATCGGCGTTTGGCTTGCACGAACTGGCCGTCGAGGATGCGCAGGGGGCGCACGAGCGGCCCAAGCTGGAAGAGTACGGCGACACCCTGTTCATGGTGATGCACACGGCCACCCTGGACGGCGAGGCCATCGTCTACGGCGAAACCCACGTCTTTCTCGGTCCCCGCTTCATCATCACGGTGCGCCACGGCCCCTCGGCCGGTTATGCGAAGTTGCGCGAACGCAAGGAAAGCGTGCCCGAGAAACTCGCCAGTGGCCCTGGCTACGTGCTCTATTCCATCATCGACTTCATCGTCGACCAGTACCAGCCCTGCATCGACCATTTGCAGTCGCGCTTCCAGCACTACGAGCTGCAACTGTTCCAGCCCAGTCTCTCCGAAGACAAGCTGCAGGATTTCTACCAGCTCAAGACGGAACTGCTCAAGCTCGACGCGGCCGTCAATCCCCTGCATGACATCTGCACCCAGCTGATCCGTTTCCATGGCGACATCGTGCCCAAGGAAAACCGCATCTATTACCGCGACATTCTCGACCACGTCAAGCGCGTCACGCACACGGCGGGGCAGATGCGCGAACTGGTCAATTCGGCCATGCAGGTGGCGCTGGGGCAAATCTCGATCCGCCAGAACGAGGTGGTCAAGCGCCTGGCCGCCTGGGCGGCCATTCTGGCCGTGCCCACCATGGTCTTCAGCCTGTACGGCATGAACTTCGAATTCATGCCGGAACTGAAGTGGCGCGGCAGCTATCCGGCCGTGATCGTCGTCATCATCGGCGGCTGCTACTGGCTGCACCGGCGCCTGAAGCGCGAAGGCTGGCTGTAG
- a CDS encoding helix-turn-helix transcriptional regulator: MATNQQSLLRQWHMLQDIPRAPSKVSVENICVRLKALGYVVTARTVQRDLQALRDVFALEVDAREKPFGWSWRRDAPPFSIPGVTIPEALTLKLVEQHLHHQLPPHTAQALRPHFAAAERTLATLDSSEPSNAWLDKIRHIPSMLPLLPPVQDEAVRNSVYEALMQDCQLGLSYRRRDAAAATDYPVVHPLAIAQRAGVVYLICMFADYTDIRMLALHRIEHAQRRYEPARKCPDFNLDAYIAAGHLGIVSGAPLALRATFSSAAGAHLYETRLHAEQTLERAADGSLTLCATVPNTQALRWWLLGFGAGVSVLEPAALRSEMAAIAQQMAASYA; this comes from the coding sequence GTGGCAACGAATCAGCAGTCCCTACTGCGCCAGTGGCACATGCTGCAGGACATCCCGCGTGCGCCGAGCAAGGTGTCGGTAGAGAATATTTGTGTGCGCTTGAAGGCGCTCGGCTATGTGGTGACGGCGCGCACTGTCCAGCGAGACTTGCAGGCCTTGCGCGACGTGTTTGCGCTGGAAGTGGACGCGCGGGAAAAGCCATTTGGCTGGAGCTGGCGCCGTGATGCGCCGCCTTTCAGTATTCCAGGCGTGACCATTCCCGAAGCCTTGACGCTCAAACTGGTGGAGCAGCATCTGCATCACCAGCTGCCTCCGCATACGGCACAGGCCTTGCGCCCCCATTTTGCGGCAGCGGAGCGCACGCTGGCCACCCTCGATAGCTCGGAGCCTTCGAATGCGTGGCTGGACAAGATACGCCATATCCCCTCGATGCTGCCGCTGTTGCCTCCGGTGCAGGACGAGGCGGTGCGCAACAGTGTCTATGAGGCCCTGATGCAGGATTGCCAGCTCGGGCTGAGTTACCGCCGGCGCGACGCGGCAGCGGCCACGGACTATCCCGTTGTGCATCCGCTGGCCATCGCCCAGCGTGCCGGTGTGGTCTATTTGATCTGCATGTTTGCCGACTATACCGATATCCGCATGCTGGCGCTGCACCGCATCGAACATGCGCAGCGGCGCTATGAGCCGGCGCGCAAATGCCCGGACTTCAATCTCGATGCCTACATCGCCGCCGGCCATCTCGGTATTGTCAGTGGCGCGCCCCTGGCGCTGCGCGCCACGTTTTCCAGCGCGGCAGGCGCCCACCTCTACGAAACGCGGCTGCACGCCGAACAGACGCTGGAGCGGGCGGCCGATGGTTCGCTGACCTTGTGCGCCACCGTACCCAATACGCAGGCGCTGCGCTGGTGGTTGCTGGGCTTTGGCGCGGGCGTCAGCGTGCTGGAGCCGGCAGCGCTGCGCAGCGAAATGGCCGCCATCGCGCAGCAGATGGCTGCGTCCTACGCGTAG
- a CDS encoding STN domain-containing protein has product MMTASPASLSVLALAGCLLLAGFAATGTAHAAPPLYAFQIPAQPLADALRAYGLITGISVLAPSGVLRQRYSSAVEGSFAAPEALQRMLSGTGLQAHFPAANAAIIQLPAGEPPAAPPLPPESGAIALDAIDAVHADGADYGAYVSGVQAQLLRVLCRSSLTRPGSYRLALRLRIAASGSVATLKQAGSTGRPLRDAVISRSLRAQVFEPPPPAMPQPITILLRQDDAGSACQPAPSKDQADAR; this is encoded by the coding sequence GTGATGACAGCAAGCCCGGCGTCGCTCAGTGTGCTGGCGCTGGCCGGATGCCTGCTGCTGGCCGGCTTCGCCGCGACAGGAACGGCGCACGCCGCGCCGCCGCTGTATGCGTTCCAGATTCCTGCCCAGCCGCTCGCCGACGCGCTCAGGGCGTATGGCCTGATCACGGGGATTTCCGTGCTGGCGCCCAGTGGCGTCCTGCGCCAGCGCTACAGCAGTGCCGTGGAAGGCAGCTTTGCGGCGCCGGAGGCGCTGCAGCGCATGCTGTCGGGCACCGGCCTGCAGGCCCATTTTCCAGCGGCGAATGCCGCCATCATCCAGCTGCCTGCCGGCGAGCCCCCGGCTGCGCCGCCGCTGCCGCCGGAAAGCGGCGCCATCGCCCTGGACGCCATCGATGCTGTACATGCGGACGGTGCTGATTATGGCGCTTATGTCAGCGGCGTGCAGGCGCAATTGCTGCGCGTCCTGTGCCGCTCGTCCCTGACGCGCCCCGGCAGCTACCGTCTGGCGCTGCGCTTGCGCATCGCCGCGTCGGGCAGCGTGGCGACGCTGAAACAGGCGGGCAGCACGGGACGCCCGCTGCGCGATGCCGTGATCTCGCGCAGCTTGCGTGCACAGGTATTCGAGCCGCCACCACCGGCCATGCCGCAGCCGATCACCATTCTGCTGCGCCAGGATGACGCTGGCAGTGCCTGCCAGCCGGCCCCCTCGAAGGACCAGGCTGATGCCCGATAG
- a CDS encoding RNA polymerase sigma factor produces MPDSLRARLRGVLVTRYGQLRRKLEYIVGTGERAADALQETWLRLESMPGNTAVRNPDAYLLQMAVNVATDQYRREHRKLNDADIDALFDVEDELADPERIVAARSEIIALEAALRQLTPRQREILLAAHIDGQLNREIAARLDISLSLVEKELRHALRHCQQYVGAPADMAARGGPRRF; encoded by the coding sequence ATGCCCGATAGCTTGCGCGCGCGCCTGCGCGGCGTGCTGGTGACGCGCTATGGCCAGCTGCGCCGCAAGCTTGAATACATCGTCGGCACCGGGGAGCGCGCGGCCGATGCCTTGCAGGAGACCTGGCTGCGCCTGGAGTCGATGCCCGGCAATACCGCCGTGCGCAATCCCGACGCCTACCTGCTGCAGATGGCGGTCAACGTCGCCACCGACCAGTACCGCCGCGAACACCGGAAATTGAACGATGCCGATATCGACGCCCTGTTCGACGTGGAAGACGAACTGGCCGATCCCGAACGCATCGTCGCGGCGCGCAGCGAGATCATCGCCCTGGAAGCGGCGCTGCGCCAGCTTACGCCGCGCCAGCGCGAGATTCTGCTGGCGGCGCATATCGATGGCCAGCTCAACCGCGAGATCGCCGCGCGCCTGGATATTTCGCTGAGCCTGGTGGAAAAAGAGTTGCGGCACGCCCTGCGACATTGCCAGCAATACGTGGGCGCCCCGGCCGACATGGCCGCCCGTGGCGGCCCACGCCGTTTCTGA
- a CDS encoding FecR family protein: MTQHSNDSYGDIEEQARQWLVRLRSGRASQADAQAFARWRAQSPRHARAARELGQLWRGLRMAAPAVAREQAMRAPSRGRRAFLGGALAAGVALLALRPPLALWPSVGELAADYRTGTGEQRQLALAGGAQVRMNTQTRLNLRGADDAAFIELLAGEAQIVTGGRDACTVLTGGARLQARAASFNVRCLPDGDVELSCLEGRVEVDHPQRRTTLSASQQLRYGPAALRLAAPADSNAVLAWRRGLLLFNDTPLAQVVEELNRYRPGRIFLQSEELGMRRVQAQFSIEKLDVALALIRDLYGARLTYLPGNLVLLS, translated from the coding sequence ATGACCCAACACAGCAACGACAGCTACGGCGATATCGAGGAACAGGCGAGGCAATGGCTGGTGCGCCTGCGCTCGGGCCGGGCGAGCCAGGCCGATGCGCAGGCGTTCGCCCGCTGGCGCGCGCAAAGTCCCCGCCACGCCCGGGCGGCGCGGGAACTGGGACAGCTGTGGCGCGGCCTGCGCATGGCGGCGCCCGCGGTGGCGCGCGAGCAGGCCATGCGCGCACCGTCGCGCGGCCGGCGCGCCTTCCTGGGCGGCGCGCTGGCCGCGGGCGTGGCGCTGCTGGCCTTGCGTCCGCCGCTGGCCCTGTGGCCGTCCGTGGGCGAACTGGCCGCCGACTATCGCACGGGCACGGGCGAGCAGCGCCAACTGGCGCTGGCCGGCGGCGCACAAGTGCGCATGAATACGCAGACACGCCTGAACCTGCGCGGCGCGGATGACGCCGCGTTCATCGAATTGCTGGCTGGTGAAGCGCAGATCGTCACGGGTGGCCGGGACGCGTGTACCGTGCTGACTGGCGGCGCGCGGCTGCAGGCGCGCGCCGCCAGTTTCAATGTGCGCTGCCTTCCGGATGGTGACGTGGAATTGAGCTGCCTTGAAGGCCGGGTCGAAGTCGACCACCCGCAGCGGCGCACCACCTTGTCCGCGTCGCAGCAGTTGCGCTACGGCCCGGCCGCGCTGCGCCTGGCAGCGCCGGCCGATTCGAATGCCGTGCTGGCCTGGCGCCGCGGCCTGCTGCTGTTCAATGACACGCCGCTGGCGCAGGTGGTCGAGGAACTCAACCGATACCGGCCCGGCAGGATCTTCCTGCAAAGCGAAGAGCTGGGCATGCGCCGTGTCCAGGCGCAGTTTTCCATCGAGAAGCTCGATGTCGCCCTGGCGCTGATCCGCGACCTGTACGGCGCCCGGCTCACCTACTTGCCTGGCAATCTGGTCCTGCTCAGCTAG